A window of the Desulforapulum autotrophicum HRM2 genome harbors these coding sequences:
- a CDS encoding sugar transferase: MLREHSSLTLDLQKTLDISITGFSFIAAYFIKRHLLPGSLSGLSIGPNYYIILLLIIISWHISFKWMGMYLSYRNKSFWEFFFIILKSCFLGMVLLTTGLYLMHIQGVSRLLLVLFMVLCISGLTLSKFIVYRTLRKIRSQGYNTRNLLIVGSKARAIDIIRAVESHQDSGYLILGCFDVDGELVGKTVINGHKVIGSIGGLEAFLVNNVVDELIFAMPLKEIMYADKYLAIAENLGVKVRIIPDWQVNFLMYRPGVARIAFEDFLGIYTMSLQTTPQNEGKLFVKILLDYLGGVVFLILSLPLFAVIASAIKLISKGPVFYTQERLGLNGRTFEVYKFRTMVNNADELRKELQDYNEADGPAFKIKKDPRVIPWVGTFLRKTSLDELPQLFNVLRGEMSIVGPRPPIPAEVEEYSMWQRRRLSMKPGLTCLWQIAPSRNDLTFDQWMKMDLEYIDNWSLFLDFKLLVLTFKAVLTGAGR, encoded by the coding sequence ATGCTTAGAGAACACAGCTCTTTAACGTTGGACCTGCAAAAAACGCTTGATATTAGTATTACAGGTTTTTCTTTTATTGCAGCCTATTTTATAAAAAGACATTTATTGCCTGGCAGTCTGAGCGGGCTTTCCATTGGACCGAACTACTACATTATCCTCTTGCTGATCATCATCTCCTGGCATATCTCATTCAAATGGATGGGCATGTATCTGTCCTACCGCAATAAATCGTTCTGGGAATTTTTTTTCATCATCCTTAAATCCTGTTTTCTAGGTATGGTTCTCCTGACTACAGGCCTGTATCTGATGCACATACAGGGGGTGAGCCGTCTGCTTTTAGTTCTCTTTATGGTACTTTGCATCTCAGGCCTCACTTTATCCAAGTTTATCGTCTACCGAACGCTCAGAAAAATAAGGTCCCAGGGGTACAACACCCGTAACTTACTGATTGTTGGCAGTAAAGCCAGGGCAATTGATATCATTCGGGCTGTGGAAAGTCATCAGGATTCAGGATACCTGATCCTTGGATGCTTTGATGTGGATGGAGAACTGGTGGGCAAAACGGTGATCAACGGCCATAAAGTGATTGGAAGTATCGGCGGCTTGGAAGCGTTCCTGGTGAACAACGTGGTGGATGAACTGATCTTTGCCATGCCCCTTAAAGAAATCATGTATGCAGACAAATACCTTGCCATTGCCGAGAACCTTGGGGTCAAGGTGCGGATTATTCCTGACTGGCAGGTAAACTTTCTCATGTACCGGCCAGGAGTTGCAAGGATCGCATTTGAGGATTTCCTTGGAATTTACACCATGTCCCTCCAGACAACACCCCAGAATGAAGGAAAGCTCTTTGTTAAAATTCTCCTGGACTACCTGGGTGGAGTGGTCTTTTTGATCCTCTCCCTTCCGTTGTTTGCCGTTATTGCTTCTGCCATCAAGCTCATTTCCAAAGGGCCTGTATTTTACACCCAGGAGAGGCTTGGACTCAACGGCAGGACCTTTGAAGTCTATAAATTCAGAACCATGGTCAACAATGCTGACGAGCTACGCAAGGAACTCCAAGACTATAATGAGGCAGACGGCCCAGCCTTTAAGATTAAAAAGGATCCCAGGGTGATTCCCTGGGTGGGAACATTTTTGAGGAAAACCAGCCTGGATGAACTTCCCCAGCTGTTCAATGTGCTTCGGGGAGAGATGAGCATTGTGGGACCTAGACCCCCCATACCCGCAGAGGTGGAAGAGTACTCCATGTGGCAGCGCCGCAGACTCTCCATGAAACCGGGACTTACCTGCTTATGGCAGATCGCACCTTCAAGAAATGATTTAACTTTTGACCAGTGGATGAAGATGGATCTTGAATACATCGACAATTGGTCGTTGTTTCTGGATTTCAAACTTCTGGTTCTGACCTTTAAAGCGGTGCTGACCGGTGCCGGGAGATAG
- a CDS encoding type II toxin-antitoxin system RelE/ParE family toxin, protein MNDSVKVLQTSMFKRAYKRLHLNQKADVDNAVSEIMRDPTLGEAKKGDLAGVFVYKFKCNGVLTLLAYEYDPETRMLLLLGSHENFYRNLKRS, encoded by the coding sequence ATGAATGATAGTGTTAAAGTCTTACAGACTTCCATGTTTAAACGAGCTTACAAGCGTTTACATTTAAATCAAAAAGCGGATGTGGACAATGCTGTTTCCGAAATTATGCGTGATCCGACCCTTGGAGAAGCCAAAAAAGGTGACCTGGCAGGTGTGTTTGTTTATAAATTCAAGTGTAATGGGGTGTTGACCTTATTGGCTTATGAGTATGATCCAGAAACCCGCATGTTGTTGCTTTTGGGTTCACATGAAAATTTTTATCGAAATTTAAAACGATCATAA
- a CDS encoding ParD-like family protein: MGIPVRIDDDLYSQARAQARAERRTIAGQIEFWAIVGRTALDNPDLPIDFIRDLLIARAEGPMLSSPFVAEGHGNNE, encoded by the coding sequence ATGGGAATACCAGTACGAATCGATGATGATTTATATAGTCAGGCCCGGGCACAAGCACGGGCAGAACGTCGTACAATAGCGGGACAAATAGAGTTTTGGGCGATTGTGGGCAGAACTGCTTTAGACAATCCAGACCTTCCAATAGATTTCATACGCGATTTGTTAATTGCCCGTGCAGAAGGCCCGATGCTTTCTTCACCCTTTGTTGCAGAAGGACACGGCAACAATGAATGA
- a CDS encoding VanZ family protein, translating into MTKILLFIFIAVVTIACHTFVEQYETSGPEMLTDDWRMPDNESGRAGEEENEFSLFSEDQKKSVAFKQSIQSFHIGSILKLSADMKCENIRPGKKPWNLARLLLVQHDGQKDQWNMPHLVVSLSGTRDWNHYSQSFTIGPKTKAVKIIAQLNQCSGSFWLKNIHLNSVTQTRSYTWVKTGILFSWGLFAIFLMGSCCFDGNRTILLRVMLVIAFIAIIIGTTMPGEMKNQVSKEFQNQIQTATEALNENEPILNLSPDWGIPPGVMAFIPKAGHFGFFLFFAMVLCLILKQKLVIVPVTYIILLAGGTEMAQFYVEGRTPLLADFAIDTAGGVLGLVLIQFTRRSKEKVTGVI; encoded by the coding sequence ATGACAAAAATTTTGCTTTTTATTTTTATAGCTGTTGTTACCATAGCCTGTCATACCTTTGTTGAACAATACGAAACAAGCGGCCCTGAAATGCTGACTGACGACTGGCGCATGCCGGACAACGAAAGTGGCAGGGCAGGGGAGGAAGAGAACGAATTCTCTCTATTTTCAGAAGATCAAAAAAAGAGTGTCGCTTTTAAACAGAGTATCCAATCTTTTCATATAGGTTCCATACTTAAACTGTCTGCGGATATGAAATGTGAAAATATTCGGCCCGGGAAAAAGCCATGGAATCTTGCAAGGCTTTTGCTGGTTCAACACGATGGACAAAAAGACCAGTGGAACATGCCACACTTGGTGGTATCCTTGTCTGGCACCCGGGACTGGAACCATTACAGCCAAAGTTTTACCATTGGACCAAAGACTAAAGCAGTCAAGATAATTGCCCAATTGAACCAATGCTCAGGTTCATTCTGGCTTAAAAACATCCACCTTAATTCTGTAACCCAGACACGAAGTTACACATGGGTTAAAACAGGCATCCTTTTTTCCTGGGGGCTTTTTGCAATTTTTTTAATGGGGAGTTGTTGCTTTGACGGCAACAGGACAATTTTACTCCGGGTGATGCTGGTTATTGCCTTTATTGCCATCATCATCGGTACCACCATGCCCGGGGAGATGAAAAACCAGGTGTCCAAGGAATTTCAAAACCAGATACAGACTGCCACTGAAGCCTTGAATGAAAACGAACCGATTTTAAACCTGTCCCCGGACTGGGGGATCCCCCCTGGGGTGATGGCATTCATACCAAAGGCAGGGCATTTTGGCTTTTTTCTATTCTTTGCCATGGTCCTTTGCCTGATCTTAAAACAAAAATTGGTCATTGTGCCCGTGACTTATATCATTTTATTAGCAGGGGGTACTGAGATGGCCCAGTTTTACGTAGAGGGTCGGACGCCCCTGCTGGCTGATTTTGCCATTGATACTGCTGGTGGCGTTTTGGGACTGGTACTGATACAGTTTACCCGTAGAAGCAAAGAAAAGGTCACGGGCGTGATATGA
- a CDS encoding phosphoenolpyruvate carboxykinase (ATP) → MNIQTYSRYYSAAGITFKIISEFPFTENTFHPKFRLFEIEGADNEDVLLYHHFKKFDESVLNEKHLIFSNEYLEVYIDDNNFFYKQKTSQKYNIRYDAVAVFNKQHSLGHVYVEDINSSAYACAALDSLVFFGGDHYLFSNLLSNRNGILVHGNSLSYNNQGVLLIGRSGAGKSTLSGILKSDNFDMIGDDRTIIKVNDNQYYLFGSWCHGSLPVVSNKKFFFNKLFILEQSPENTIIPISSNHEKLKKIMQSIVKPFAKGPQWEKIFNLVDGVISNIDFYQLKFNLDGDISQLIKGYYERD, encoded by the coding sequence ATGAACATTCAGACTTACAGTAGATATTATTCTGCCGCCGGCATTACCTTTAAAATCATCTCTGAATTTCCCTTCACAGAAAACACCTTCCATCCCAAGTTCAGGCTTTTTGAGATAGAAGGGGCAGACAATGAAGATGTTCTACTTTATCATCATTTTAAAAAGTTTGATGAGTCTGTCCTCAATGAAAAACATCTGATATTTTCGAATGAATATCTGGAGGTGTATATAGATGATAATAATTTTTTCTATAAACAAAAAACATCCCAAAAATATAATATCCGCTATGATGCCGTTGCGGTTTTTAATAAACAACACTCCCTGGGACATGTATATGTAGAGGACATCAATAGTTCAGCATATGCTTGTGCTGCCCTGGATTCTCTTGTCTTTTTCGGTGGAGACCACTATCTTTTTTCAAATCTTCTGTCCAACAGAAACGGGATTTTGGTGCATGGGAACAGTCTATCATACAATAATCAGGGCGTTTTACTAATTGGCAGATCAGGAGCGGGCAAATCCACCCTTTCGGGTATACTTAAATCAGATAATTTTGATATGATCGGAGACGACCGAACAATTATCAAAGTTAATGACAACCAATATTATCTGTTCGGGTCATGGTGCCATGGGTCATTACCCGTTGTTTCCAATAAAAAATTTTTCTTTAATAAACTTTTTATCCTTGAACAATCGCCAGAAAATACTATAATCCCAATTAGCTCCAATCACGAAAAGTTAAAAAAAATCATGCAGAGTATTGTAAAACCGTTTGCAAAGGGTCCACAATGGGAAAAAATTTTTAACCTGGTTGATGGTGTTATTTCAAATATAGATTTTTATCAGTTAAAATTTAACCTTGACGGAGACATCAGTCAGCTAATAAAGGGATACTATGAAAGAGATTGA
- a CDS encoding PqqD family protein yields MKEIDPEKVYMISTDLISRQIEECIVIVPLDSGIGKLDEDLYSLNETGKDVWDMIDGKKTLVTILHGLSKRYNTNPEAIHEDVIELISDLLDKGLIVEVKKSPTD; encoded by the coding sequence ATGAAAGAGATTGATCCTGAAAAGGTATATATGATTTCAACGGATCTGATATCAAGACAAATTGAAGAATGCATCGTGATTGTCCCCCTTGATTCAGGAATCGGAAAACTTGATGAGGATCTTTATTCCCTTAACGAAACTGGAAAAGACGTCTGGGATATGATAGACGGTAAGAAGACTCTTGTGACGATCCTCCATGGGCTGTCAAAAAGATATAATACCAATCCAGAAGCGATACACGAAGATGTTATTGAACTGATTTCTGATCTTCTGGATAAGGGCCTGATCGTTGAAGTTAAAAAAAGTCCAACTGATTAG
- a CDS encoding S24 family peptidase, which translates to MKLKKVQLISNASLGLLIKDVVEKKCAIRIKATGCSMRPSILSNDIITISPYLNLSSSTGDIAAFIHPATGRVLVHRIIKENGSFMFKGDNRISKDGWVDQNNILGFVGKVQRGEKVFLFEPGKEKQYIIWLSRLNIFFAISLFAKISGTLFALHKTRKTIKGARLWKKIKNLSGRNRN; encoded by the coding sequence TTGAAGTTAAAAAAAGTCCAACTGATTAGCAATGCATCCTTGGGGTTGTTGATCAAAGATGTGGTAGAAAAAAAATGTGCTATTAGGATTAAGGCAACGGGTTGCAGTATGCGGCCATCGATTCTTAGCAATGACATTATTACCATCAGCCCTTACCTGAACCTGAGTTCGTCCACTGGAGATATTGCAGCCTTTATACATCCTGCAACCGGCAGAGTGCTGGTTCACAGGATCATAAAAGAGAATGGCTCTTTTATGTTTAAAGGCGATAACAGGATTTCAAAAGATGGCTGGGTTGACCAGAACAATATCCTTGGATTTGTGGGAAAAGTTCAGCGGGGGGAAAAGGTATTCCTGTTTGAACCTGGTAAAGAGAAACAATACATCATCTGGTTATCAAGACTTAATATTTTTTTTGCAATTAGTCTTTTCGCGAAGATTTCAGGCACGCTATTTGCTTTACACAAAACAAGAAAAACAATTAAAGGAGCAAGACTATGGAAAAAAATAAAAAACTTATCTGGAAGAAACCGCAATTAA
- a CDS encoding PEP-CTERM sorting domain-containing protein has product MKIILYYLFMFLGATCLSGATLSAQTIIDQTDNLSTAWYIKDLNGEPVEYFEIDSAGTTTRIDVVGSTNIFNTTQIEISRDSATGIGFSIFTAFNGTRKLTDNITVNLADFFLDFGTASYGIDLTYDTTNGFFSKGLYELFEEDKIASWSFFENYPGPDANNQGPHFGGSYLDSNGKDNIAYVDFKQTSENYKGDITGFNQNGTTGSYTYDFTIGNELLKTMDMNYLSSFDFMFGTAECANDVIIGRSTVPEPSTMILLGLGLLGFSAASRKKRLK; this is encoded by the coding sequence ATGAAAATAATTTTGTATTATCTATTTATGTTTTTAGGCGCAACTTGCCTTTCAGGGGCCACCCTATCTGCCCAGACAATAATCGACCAGACTGATAATCTTTCAACCGCTTGGTATATAAAGGATTTGAATGGTGAACCTGTAGAATATTTTGAGATTGATTCTGCGGGAACGACTACAAGAATTGACGTTGTTGGATCTACAAACATTTTTAACACAACACAAATTGAGATATCAAGGGATAGCGCCACTGGCATTGGATTTAGCATATTCACAGCTTTTAACGGCACCAGAAAACTAACTGACAACATCACAGTTAACCTTGCTGATTTTTTTCTGGATTTCGGCACAGCCAGTTATGGAATAGATTTAACCTATGACACAACTAATGGCTTCTTTTCCAAAGGTTTATACGAGCTTTTTGAGGAAGATAAAATTGCGTCCTGGAGTTTTTTTGAAAATTACCCAGGCCCTGACGCAAATAATCAAGGCCCTCATTTTGGTGGAAGTTATTTGGATAGTAACGGTAAAGACAACATAGCCTATGTGGATTTCAAACAAACATCTGAAAACTATAAAGGCGATATTACGGGTTTTAACCAGAATGGAACAACTGGTTCTTATACTTACGATTTCACTATCGGCAACGAACTATTAAAGACCATGGATATGAACTACCTGTCTTCCTTTGATTTCATGTTCGGTACTGCAGAGTGTGCAAATGATGTCATAATTGGGAGAAGCACAGTTCCAGAACCGTCTACCATGATTCTTCTGGGCTTAGGCCTGCTCGGATTCAGTGCAGCATCAAGAAAGAAACGTTTAAAATAA
- a CDS encoding ABC transporter ATP-binding protein — MNPTPLTTKLKNAIRIDRALGFVWQASPLYSMVSGLLVLILGVLPLVSLYLIKLIIDAVTGIDADPESSLTDLLADGSFSKPVLYIAMACGAGLLTAFFSFLADYVKKAQALTVTDHMFSVIHEKSVHTDLAYYESSEYKDILFRAQREGPYRPTSIVNGLFSAGQSFASFAAVFALLFVFNPYLSIIMVVAAVPGVLLRLKYSEKIYAWQERRTEDERRAYYFHWMLTEDAHAKEFRLFNLGRHFIDQFKSIRKTLKQEKLYFEKRRAFGDFIAGASGTIAVFGSFVYIALKTAQGTITLGDMVMYFQGFQKGLGFLRTFLESGARMYEDNLFLSHLYKFLELKPLIKDPEHPLALPEQITQGIEFKNVNFFYQNSEKKVTNILKCVNFYIKKGEVVALVGENGSGKSTIVKLLARLYDPLDGEICLDGKNIKQFKAKDYRKKISVVFQDHIRYQLSARENIYLGDIDQKDNIHKIRQAAVQTEIDSKIGSFASGYDTILGRWFKNGEELSIGQWQAMAISRAFFRDAEMVILDEPSSALDPETEQAIFSKLKRLIHGRTALIVSHRYSTVRMADRILVLDKGQIIEQGTHKELIEQNGTYARLYSTQAGGYA, encoded by the coding sequence ATGAATCCAACCCCCTTAACCACCAAGCTTAAAAACGCCATTCGCATAGACCGTGCCCTTGGGTTTGTCTGGCAGGCATCCCCCCTGTATTCAATGGTTTCAGGGCTGTTGGTTTTAATCCTTGGCGTCCTTCCCCTTGTTTCGCTCTACCTGATAAAGCTGATCATTGATGCTGTTACAGGGATAGACGCCGACCCTGAATCAAGCCTGACCGATCTTCTGGCTGACGGCAGTTTTTCAAAACCGGTTCTGTACATTGCAATGGCCTGCGGGGCAGGGCTGTTAACCGCCTTTTTTTCTTTTTTAGCCGACTATGTTAAAAAGGCCCAGGCCCTTACGGTTACGGATCACATGTTTTCCGTGATCCATGAGAAATCAGTGCACACGGACCTTGCCTATTATGAATCCTCCGAATACAAGGATATTCTTTTTCGGGCACAGAGGGAAGGGCCCTACCGGCCTACAAGTATTGTAAACGGGCTGTTCAGCGCAGGACAGAGCTTTGCTTCGTTTGCTGCCGTGTTTGCCCTGTTGTTCGTGTTCAACCCCTATTTATCTATTATCATGGTTGTCGCTGCCGTCCCGGGCGTTCTATTGCGGCTGAAATATTCTGAAAAGATCTACGCCTGGCAGGAACGAAGAACCGAAGATGAGCGCCGGGCCTATTATTTTCACTGGATGCTCACTGAAGATGCCCATGCTAAGGAATTCAGACTGTTTAACCTTGGCAGACATTTTATCGATCAGTTTAAATCCATTCGAAAGACCTTGAAACAGGAAAAGCTATACTTTGAAAAACGCCGGGCCTTTGGCGACTTTATTGCCGGGGCAAGCGGAACCATTGCCGTGTTTGGGTCTTTTGTCTATATCGCGTTAAAGACGGCCCAGGGAACCATTACTTTAGGGGATATGGTCATGTATTTCCAGGGATTTCAAAAGGGTCTTGGGTTTTTAAGAACCTTTCTTGAAAGTGGGGCCAGGATGTATGAGGACAACCTGTTTTTGTCCCATCTGTACAAATTTTTAGAATTAAAACCCCTTATCAAAGATCCTGAACATCCCCTGGCGCTACCTGAACAAATCACCCAGGGTATTGAATTCAAAAATGTGAACTTTTTTTACCAAAACAGTGAAAAAAAGGTAACTAATATACTAAAATGTGTTAATTTTTACATAAAAAAAGGTGAGGTGGTTGCCCTTGTTGGAGAAAACGGATCCGGCAAATCCACCATTGTTAAATTACTGGCAAGGTTGTATGACCCCCTTGATGGGGAAATTTGCCTGGATGGAAAAAATATTAAACAATTCAAGGCCAAAGATTACAGAAAAAAAATCTCTGTTGTATTTCAGGACCATATAAGATATCAATTGTCTGCCAGGGAAAACATTTACCTGGGTGATATTGACCAAAAGGACAATATCCACAAAATAAGACAAGCTGCCGTGCAAACAGAGATTGACAGCAAAATCGGCAGTTTCGCTTCAGGTTATGACACCATCCTTGGCCGTTGGTTTAAAAACGGGGAAGAACTCAGCATCGGCCAATGGCAGGCAATGGCCATTTCCAGGGCTTTTTTCAGGGACGCTGAAATGGTTATATTGGATGAACCCTCAAGCGCCCTTGACCCTGAAACAGAGCAGGCAATTTTTTCAAAGCTCAAACGACTGATCCATGGGCGCACGGCGTTGATCGTCAGTCACCGGTATTCCACGGTTCGAATGGCTGATCGGATTCTTGTGCTGGACAAGGGGCAGATTATCGAACAGGGTACCCATAAAGAACTGATCGAGCAAAATGGAACCTATGCCAGATTGTATAGCACCCAGGCCGGTGGTTATGCATGA
- a CDS encoding surface lipoprotein assembly modifier encodes MYWRVSILSLFFFIFSFGYSTAATDLPVGQSETALPSGDEEITADIFGKKGGVIHPFLLFEEKYTDNLYLTDSDKDEEFVTTVSPGLWLALPGNREKLLEIGLSTSSPGGLNLSRIKPETTRRTQGYLLYAPEFVFYSDHTGDNSTNHRAEGMFQYNFNMGLSIDVIDQFNSRHEINDNGIYEGLDKYKDNLFDLIMVYETSEKFKFRFDYSNYDLEYDGSVNEYRNRNDNSFSVYAFYQVKPKTSVFVEYEFSDIEFDTYTDADSVENRFYTGVEWDVTAKTTGRIKVGYIFKDFDSGDVDDQDGFSFEIQTQHNFNPKRGFRLTGFRRFNESTMVDASTYIATGVSAAWLQRFTEKWSGTLAVGITNEQYKGESTFEGVTDEREDDIFSVVPALRYEFRDWMTFDLGYAFAQRNSSFSTFDYNENTIFFRVDLSI; translated from the coding sequence ATGTACTGGAGAGTATCGATTCTGTCACTGTTCTTTTTTATTTTCTCGTTCGGGTATTCAACAGCCGCTACGGATCTGCCTGTCGGGCAGAGTGAAACCGCATTGCCCTCTGGCGACGAGGAAATCACAGCTGATATCTTTGGAAAAAAAGGGGGAGTGATCCATCCTTTTTTGCTGTTTGAAGAAAAATATACAGACAACCTCTACCTGACCGACTCAGACAAGGACGAAGAATTTGTCACCACTGTCAGCCCTGGATTGTGGCTTGCTTTGCCGGGAAACAGGGAAAAACTCCTGGAAATAGGACTGTCAACCTCCTCACCCGGAGGCCTTAACCTGAGCCGAATAAAACCTGAGACCACAAGGCGCACCCAGGGGTATCTGCTGTATGCCCCTGAGTTTGTTTTCTATTCAGACCATACGGGTGACAACTCAACCAACCACCGGGCTGAGGGAATGTTTCAGTACAACTTTAACATGGGATTATCCATTGACGTCATTGATCAATTTAACTCAAGGCATGAAATCAATGACAATGGTATCTATGAAGGCCTTGATAAATACAAGGACAATTTATTCGATCTCATCATGGTTTATGAAACATCTGAAAAATTCAAATTCAGGTTTGACTACTCAAACTACGACCTTGAATATGATGGAAGCGTCAACGAGTACAGAAACAGAAACGACAACTCGTTTTCTGTCTATGCCTTTTACCAGGTCAAACCCAAAACTTCGGTTTTTGTGGAGTATGAATTCTCCGACATTGAATTTGATACCTATACAGATGCAGACAGTGTTGAAAATCGGTTCTATACGGGTGTTGAGTGGGATGTGACGGCAAAGACCACGGGCCGCATCAAGGTGGGTTATATTTTCAAGGATTTTGATTCCGGGGATGTGGATGACCAGGACGGTTTCTCATTTGAAATCCAAACCCAGCATAATTTCAATCCAAAAAGGGGTTTTCGTTTAACGGGTTTTAGAAGATTCAACGAGTCCACCATGGTTGATGCATCAACCTATATTGCAACCGGCGTTTCAGCTGCATGGCTCCAGCGCTTTACTGAAAAATGGTCTGGGACTCTGGCCGTTGGAATCACCAACGAACAGTACAAGGGGGAATCCACATTTGAAGGCGTGACCGATGAAAGGGAAGATGATATCTTTTCTGTCGTACCTGCCCTGCGGTATGAATTCAGGGATTGGATGACCTTTGATCTGGGCTATGCTTTCGCCCAGAGGAATTCCAGTTTTTCAACCTTTGATTACAACGAAAACACAATCTTTTTCCGAGTTGACCTTTCCATTTAA
- a CDS encoding polysaccharide biosynthesis/export family protein — protein sequence MKRFLILIVFLLVLCGVVPSSFAGEYFVGNGDVLAINVYENEDLSTTVRVTADNTIRVPLIGEVSVKGLSVSQVSKKLEDLFADGYLINPQVDVFIKEYRSKKATILGQIRNPGLFELQGEITLLEFISTAGGILIDAGNTATIKRKKPKDNQEDSIIIDLERLIKEGDTSLNLPIRDGDSVYIAKADIFYVSGEVKKPDSYKLDSDMSVIKAITKAGGFSKIASKGKVRIIRLINNKKQVLENVNMDEPVMPDDVIVVPESFF from the coding sequence ATGAAACGATTTTTAATTTTAATAGTATTTCTTCTTGTTTTGTGCGGGGTTGTGCCGTCATCATTTGCCGGTGAGTATTTTGTGGGAAACGGCGACGTTCTTGCCATCAACGTGTATGAAAACGAAGACCTTTCGACAACGGTAAGGGTTACGGCGGATAATACCATCCGTGTGCCCCTGATCGGAGAGGTGAGCGTGAAAGGCCTGTCGGTTTCCCAGGTGTCCAAAAAACTTGAAGACCTGTTTGCCGACGGGTATCTGATCAATCCCCAGGTGGATGTGTTTATCAAGGAGTACAGAAGCAAAAAAGCAACCATCCTTGGTCAGATTCGAAACCCGGGGCTGTTTGAACTCCAGGGGGAAATTACCCTGCTGGAATTCATCTCAACAGCTGGCGGCATCCTGATTGATGCCGGCAACACGGCAACTATCAAGCGAAAAAAGCCAAAAGACAACCAGGAAGACAGCATTATCATTGATCTTGAGCGACTCATCAAGGAGGGAGATACCTCCCTCAACCTCCCCATCCGTGACGGTGACAGTGTGTATATTGCCAAGGCTGATATTTTCTATGTCTCGGGCGAGGTTAAAAAGCCAGATTCCTATAAACTCGATTCCGACATGTCCGTCATTAAAGCCATTACAAAGGCTGGCGGATTTTCCAAGATTGCATCCAAGGGAAAGGTCCGGATCATCCGATTAATCAACAATAAAAAACAGGTCCTTGAGAATGTGAACATGGACGAACCTGTTATGCCAGATGATGTCATTGTGGTACCGGAGAGCTTTTTTTAA